In Paenibacillus sp. J23TS9, a single genomic region encodes these proteins:
- a CDS encoding LacI family DNA-binding transcriptional regulator, translated as MGVKIKDVARAAGVSVTSVSRVLNKSEHISEKLEKKVLRAIEELNYSPSLIAKSLKRNKTYLIGVIIPDITSNFQAMILSRIEEIAGRRGYNLLVSNIVEDTGKVVKYLNIYQEMRVDGIVLMHEKLNQDIGLFLDKTQIPLVVHADLGMNLSTVIIDDFKAGYDATSYLISQGHRRIAMIAGDKRDLCAGLKRLEGYTAACMDHGIEVNEAIIRYGDYKLASGYRLMSELLREAREEFTAVFAASDDMAAGAVNCIQDHQLHVPGDLSVIGFDGSQIADIVRPKLTTIKQPVDRISECTVDLLLEMIEANEQSSSTHTMRTIVLEHELVEQGSCRAYEP; from the coding sequence TGTCCTGAACAAAAGCGAGCATATAAGCGAGAAGCTGGAGAAGAAAGTGCTTAGGGCGATCGAGGAGCTAAACTACTCGCCAAGTCTAATCGCGAAAAGTCTAAAAAGGAATAAAACGTATTTAATCGGTGTCATCATTCCGGACATTACGTCCAATTTCCAGGCGATGATTCTAAGCAGGATTGAGGAGATCGCAGGCCGGAGAGGCTATAACCTACTTGTATCCAATATCGTGGAAGATACCGGGAAAGTCGTAAAATATTTAAATATATATCAGGAAATGCGTGTGGACGGCATTGTCCTGATGCATGAAAAATTAAATCAGGATATCGGACTTTTCTTGGACAAAACGCAGATTCCGCTTGTCGTTCATGCCGATTTGGGCATGAATCTCTCCACGGTCATTATTGATGACTTTAAAGCAGGCTATGATGCGACCAGCTATCTGATCTCACAAGGCCATCGGAGAATTGCGATGATTGCCGGAGATAAGAGGGACTTATGCGCGGGGCTGAAACGGCTTGAGGGATATACTGCCGCATGCATGGATCATGGAATAGAGGTCAATGAAGCAATAATCCGGTATGGCGATTATAAGCTGGCCAGCGGTTACAGGCTGATGAGTGAGCTGCTGAGGGAGGCGCGGGAGGAATTCACCGCCGTCTTTGCGGCCAGTGATGATATGGCGGCTGGGGCTGTGAACTGTATCCAGGACCATCAGCTGCATGTTCCCGGGGATCTATCCGTCATCGGGTTTGACGGCAGTCAGATTGCTGACATTGTACGGCCCAAACTCACGACAATCAAGCAGCCGGTGGATCGGATCAGCGAGTGCACCGTCGATTTGCTGCTGGAAATGATCGAGGCGAATGAACAATCATCAAGTACGCACACGATGAGAACGATTGTGCTGGAACATGAACTTGTGGAGCAAGGCAGCTGTCGCGCGTACGAGCCTTGA